In one window of Reinekea forsetii DNA:
- a CDS encoding NADP(H)-dependent aldo-keto reductase has product MEYRQLGRTDLKVSKICLGTMTWGEQNTEAEAHAQMDYALAHDINFFDAAEMYPVPPRPETQGRTESYIGTWLAKTGHRQRLILASKVASTGMDYIRPDANLRAEQIVAAVESSLERLRTDYIDLYQLHWPSRSTNFFGKLGYSASDNADQDVAIEETLIACDRLIQAGKIRHLGLSNETPWGVAEFLRVSRAAGLARVVSIQNPYSLLNRTFEVGLAEFAHREQVGLLAYSPLAMGLLSGKYRHGAKPEGSRLSLFTRFQRYNSTLAENTTEQYLTIADQFGLDPSQMALAYVSSRSFVTSNIIGATNLVQLASNIASAELSLSDEVLSALEAVHASQPNPCP; this is encoded by the coding sequence ATGGAATACCGTCAATTAGGGCGTACAGATCTAAAAGTGTCTAAAATTTGCCTAGGTACTATGACTTGGGGCGAGCAAAATACCGAAGCCGAAGCCCATGCGCAGATGGACTATGCCTTAGCGCATGACATTAATTTCTTCGATGCCGCTGAGATGTATCCCGTCCCGCCCAGGCCGGAAACCCAGGGCCGGACCGAATCCTATATAGGCACCTGGCTCGCCAAAACCGGTCATCGCCAACGATTAATCCTGGCCTCAAAGGTGGCCTCGACCGGCATGGACTATATTCGGCCCGATGCCAATCTGCGCGCCGAGCAGATTGTCGCGGCGGTAGAAAGCAGCTTGGAGCGCCTAAGAACCGACTATATCGATCTGTACCAATTGCATTGGCCAAGCCGTTCGACCAATTTCTTTGGCAAGTTGGGCTATAGCGCTAGTGACAACGCGGACCAAGACGTTGCCATCGAAGAAACCCTGATCGCTTGCGATCGCCTGATCCAGGCTGGCAAGATCCGCCATCTCGGTCTGTCCAATGAGACGCCCTGGGGTGTCGCCGAATTCTTGCGGGTGTCTCGCGCAGCCGGCCTGGCCCGGGTGGTCTCAATTCAAAACCCTTACAGCCTGTTGAATCGGACCTTTGAAGTGGGACTGGCGGAGTTTGCGCATCGTGAACAGGTTGGTCTACTGGCCTATTCGCCGTTGGCCATGGGCCTGCTCAGTGGCAAATATCGTCACGGTGCTAAGCCGGAGGGTTCCCGACTGTCGTTGTTTACCCGTTTTCAACGCTATAACTCGACCTTGGCGGAAAATACCACGGAGCAGTATTTGACCATTGCCGATCAGTTCGGTCTCGACCCGTCTCAGATGGCACTGGCTTATGTCAGTAGCCGCTCCTTTGTGACCAGTAACATTATTGGCGCCACCAATCTGGTGCAGCTGGCGAGCAATATTGCCAGCGCCGAGCTGAGCCTGAGTGACGAGGTGCTGAGTGCGCTTGAGGCCGTTCATGCCAGTCAGCCGAACCCTTGTCCCTAA
- a CDS encoding PilZ domain-containing protein — protein MDDDQRQHPRTPIKMIVQMTLDQGQGLRVETRDISNGGIGIHRPTTPVTDWCVGMKVQAKIVGLPIEGPELTLSVVNISAARIGLKIL, from the coding sequence ATGGACGATGACCAACGACAGCATCCGCGCACACCGATCAAGATGATTGTTCAGATGACCCTGGATCAGGGTCAGGGCCTGCGGGTCGAAACCCGGGACATCTCGAACGGCGGCATCGGCATCCATCGACCTACGACCCCGGTCACCGACTGGTGCGTCGGCATGAAGGTCCAAGCCAAGATCGTTGGCTTGCCAATAGAGGGCCCGGAACTGACGCTGTCGGTGGTCAATATTAGCGCTGCGCGCATCGGTCTTAAGATTCTCTAG
- a CDS encoding hydroxyacylglutathione hydrolase family protein — protein sequence MQILRTHVPNSANNYNHLVYCPQTRVTAAVDPFSAEHLIALAQANNLVIEQIWVTHEHHDHIRHVHKLKELTGAPIFAPSTCQAKFEADHWLDDEQQVVLGRHSITHLLAPGHTPGHSVYLYQDADRPSEDFILSGDTLFNAGVGNVKSGDANTLFDTVMRLSKRLTPTSRLYSGHDYLVTNLKFTLHHGPQNQAAAETLLAVEKQSPDQRAIQSWHEECRYNLFLNLDSDQVKHITQIHETNTESTRRRFLALRQLRDQW from the coding sequence ATGCAAATACTCCGTACTCATGTGCCAAACTCCGCCAATAACTATAACCACCTGGTCTATTGTCCCCAGACCCGGGTCACGGCGGCCGTGGATCCGTTCTCGGCGGAACATCTAATAGCCTTGGCACAGGCCAATAACTTAGTTATTGAACAAATCTGGGTTACCCACGAGCACCACGATCATATTCGACATGTGCACAAACTGAAAGAGCTGACCGGTGCGCCGATCTTTGCCCCGAGCACCTGCCAGGCTAAGTTCGAGGCCGATCATTGGCTCGACGACGAACAGCAGGTGGTGCTGGGTCGACACTCGATAACCCACCTGTTGGCACCGGGTCATACGCCCGGTCACAGTGTATACCTCTATCAGGACGCGGACCGACCGAGTGAGGATTTCATCCTCAGTGGCGATACGCTCTTCAATGCCGGCGTCGGCAATGTCAAATCCGGCGATGCCAACACCCTGTTCGATACCGTTATGCGTCTGAGCAAACGGCTAACGCCGACCAGCAGACTGTACAGCGGGCACGATTATCTGGTGACCAATCTGAAGTTTACCCTGCACCATGGGCCCCAAAACCAGGCGGCGGCAGAAACCTTGCTGGCCGTTGAGAAGCAGAGCCCGGACCAGCGTGCGATACAAAGCTGGCACGAGGAGTGTCGCTACAACCTTTTCCTAAATCTGGATTCGGACCAGGTCAAGCATATCACCCAGATCCACGAAACCAATACCGAGTCTACCCGCCGGCGCTTTCTGGCACTGCGCCAACTCAGGGATCAATGGTGA
- the yaaA gene encoding peroxide stress protein YaaA → MVKFFAVISPAKTLDFESEAPTDVRTRYRSGDQASALIGHLEGLSVAEIRSLMHLSEPLAQLNVDRYHAWQSTMTRANSKQALFAFQGDVYTGLSANTLTEPQIDTAQQRVRIISGLYGLLRPLDTIQPYRLEMGTRLKTEQGTNLYQFWGNHITELLNADLQAAEADILINLASLEYGKAINRSLVTVPMVTPVFKDEKNGEYKIISFFAKKARGMMIRYLLEGSIAELNDIKAFNYGGYQFSAADSDQQIWTFKRPSQ, encoded by the coding sequence ATGGTGAAGTTTTTTGCCGTTATTTCACCGGCTAAAACCTTGGATTTTGAATCCGAGGCGCCGACCGATGTTCGCACCCGTTATCGCTCTGGCGACCAGGCAAGTGCCCTAATCGGCCACTTGGAGGGGCTTTCGGTGGCGGAAATACGGAGTTTGATGCACTTAAGCGAGCCGCTCGCGCAACTCAATGTCGATCGGTATCACGCTTGGCAGTCGACCATGACACGAGCCAACAGCAAACAGGCCTTATTTGCCTTTCAGGGCGATGTCTATACCGGCCTGAGTGCCAATACCCTGACCGAGCCACAGATCGACACGGCTCAGCAACGGGTGCGCATCATCTCAGGTCTCTATGGACTGTTGCGGCCGCTGGATACCATTCAACCCTATCGTTTGGAGATGGGCACCCGACTAAAAACTGAGCAGGGTACCAATCTGTATCAATTTTGGGGCAATCACATTACCGAACTGTTAAATGCCGATCTACAGGCTGCCGAAGCCGATATCTTGATCAATCTGGCGTCACTGGAGTACGGCAAGGCCATAAACCGCAGCCTGGTAACGGTGCCGATGGTGACGCCGGTCTTTAAGGATGAGAAGAATGGCGAATACAAGATAATTTCCTTTTTTGCCAAAAAGGCGCGCGGTATGATGATTCGTTACCTATTAGAAGGGAGCATCGCCGAACTGAATGATATCAAAGCCTTTAATTATGGCGGTTATCAATTCAGTGCGGCCGATTCGGATCAGCAGATCTGGACCTTTAAACGGCCCAGCCAATAA
- a CDS encoding YajG family lipoprotein yields MASCAQLSPQQVDFAPTIRTDGLIQGQGTVSLEVSDKRPGSTIGLRGGAYAQSATITAQAPLRELIERLATQVLAKSGMTVTTSLPETRIDISLEQLTYAVTPLRASIKRSTASAEISVKVERGNMTYVKNHTTSQYIDTVGYASEEKNSVLLNEVFDTVLENLFSDAGLETFLSN; encoded by the coding sequence ATGGCGAGCTGTGCTCAACTGTCACCTCAACAGGTAGACTTTGCGCCCACAATCCGCACTGACGGGCTCATCCAAGGACAAGGAACGGTTAGCCTAGAGGTCAGCGACAAGCGCCCAGGCAGTACCATCGGCTTGCGCGGGGGGGCCTATGCCCAGAGCGCGACTATTACCGCGCAAGCGCCATTGCGAGAGCTGATCGAACGTTTGGCCACGCAAGTGTTGGCAAAATCTGGCATGACGGTGACCACCAGCCTACCGGAGACGCGCATCGACATTTCGCTTGAGCAACTGACCTATGCGGTGACCCCATTGCGGGCGAGCATCAAACGCTCAACGGCGTCGGCAGAGATCAGCGTTAAGGTCGAGCGAGGCAATATGACCTATGTGAAGAATCATACCACCAGCCAATATATCGATACGGTGGGCTATGCCAGCGAAGAGAAGAATTCGGTTTTATTGAATGAGGTATTTGACACCGTGCTGGAGAATTTATTCAGTGATGCGGGGCTGGAAACCTTCTTGAGCAACTAA